A genomic segment from Micropterus dolomieu isolate WLL.071019.BEF.003 ecotype Adirondacks linkage group LG03, ASM2129224v1, whole genome shotgun sequence encodes:
- the LOC123968095 gene encoding tripartite motif-containing protein 16-like, which translates to MALQLVQKKLCCFICLDLLNDPVTIPCGHSYCMSCIKSRWDEEDPKKIYSCPQCSQTFTPVPVLVKSATLVEELKKTRLQAALVDHCYATPGDVACDFCTGRKLKALKSCLVCRVSYCELHLQPHYESPAFEKHKLIKPSENLQEKFCSRHDEVMKIFCCNDQQTICILCAMDDHKDHDTVSAAEERNEKQREIGMIRQKIQRRIQDTEKDVKVLQQEIEAINRSADKAVKDSEKIFTELVSLTEKRSSVVKEQIRSQQKTEVSRATELEEKLEEETAELRRKDTELERLSQTDDIQFLLNYPLQSHLSESTDSPSLNIQPLQYFEDMTAALSEAREKLQDIFNKEWLKISLKVTEVDVLLPQPEPKTRDEFLQYSRQITLDPNTVNIWLSLSGGNRKATVRTEKLLYSSHPDRFTDWLQALSRESPTGRSYWEVERSSGGVSVAVAYKDISRTGNESGFGNNDMSWALGCFDITYYFRHNNIRTSLSGPQSSRIGVYLDYKVGTLSFYSISVTMTLLHKVQTTFTQPLYAGFGVYWVGDTAKLGELK; encoded by the coding sequence ATGGCGCTGCAGCTAGTCCAGAAAAAACTCTGCTGTTTTATCTGTCTGGACCTACTAAACGATCCCGTGACTATTCCCTGTGGGCACAGCTACTGCATGAGCTGTATTAAAAGCCGCTGGGATGAAGAGGATCCAAAGAAAATCTACAGCTGCCCTCAGTGTAGTCAGACCTTCACACCGGTACCTGTCCTGGTGAAAAGTGCCACTTTAGTGGAAGAGCTGAAGAAGACAAGACTTCAAGCTGCTCTTGTTGATCACTGCTATGCCACACCGGGAGATGTTGCCTGTGATTTTTGCACTGGGAGAAAGCTGAAAGCCCTCAAGTCCTGTCTGGTGTGTCGAGTCTCTTATTGTGAACTCCACCTTCAGCCTCACTATGAATCCCCTGCCTTTGAGAAACACAAGCTGATCAAACCCTCCGAAAATCTGCAGGAGAAATTTTGCTCTCGTCATGATGAGGTGATGAAGATTTTCTGCTGCAACGACCAGCAGACAATATGTATTTTGTGCGCCATGGATGACCATAAAGACCATGACACAGTctcagctgcagaagaaaggaACGAGAAGCAGAGGGAGATTGGGATGATTCGGCAAAAAATCCAGCGCAGAATCCAGGACACagagaaagatgtgaaggtgCTACAGCAGGAGATAGAGGCTATCAATCGCTCTGCTGATAAAGCAGTGAAGGACAGTGAGAAGATTTTCACTGAGCTTGTCagtctcacagagaaaagaagctCTGTTGTGAAGGAACAAATCCGATCCCAGCAGAAGACCGAAGTTAGTCGGGCCACAGAGCTTGAGgagaagctggaggaggagactgCTGAGCTGAGAAGGAAGGACACTGAGCTGGAGCGCCTCTCACAAACTGATGACATCCAGTTCCTTCTGAATTACCCTTTGCAGTCACATCTCAGCGAATCTACAGACTCACCCAGCTTAAATATCCAGCCTCTGCAATACTTTGAAGACATGACAGCAGCTTTGTCAGAGGCCCGAGAAAAACTACAAGACATTTTCAACAAGGAATGGCTGAAGATCTCACTAAAAGTGACTGAAGTAGATGTTTTACTGCCACAACCAGAGCCCAAGACCAGAGATGAATTCTTACAATATTCCCGTCAAATCACTCTGGATCCCAACACAGTTAACATCTGGCTGTCATTATCTGGAGGCAACAGAAAAGCAACAGTAAGGACAGAAAAGCTATTATATTCCAGTCACCCAGATAGATTCACTGACTGGCTTCAGGCCCTCAGTAGAGAGAGTCCGACTGGACGTTCTTACTGGGAGGTGGAGAGAAGCAGCGGAGGGGTTTCAGTAGCTGTTGCATACAAGGACATCAGCAGAACAGGGAACGAAAGTGGATTTGGAAACAATGACATGTCTTGGGCACTAGGATGTTTTGACATTACTTATTATTTCAGACATAACAATATCAGAACTTCACTCTCAGGCCCTCAGTCCTCCAGAATAGGAGTGTACCTGGATTACAAGGTAGGAACTCTGTCTTTCTATAGCATCTCTGTAACCATGACTCTCCTTCACAAAGTCCAGACCACATTCACTCAGCCGCTCTATGCTGGATTTGGGGTTTATTGGGTTGGAGACACTGCTAAGTTGGGTGAGCTAAAGTAG
- the mettl6 gene encoding tRNA N(3)-methylcytidine methyltransferase METTL6, whose translation MELSKKESVPGNIKTTPPEEVGSKDDLSPCVPGQTKTSTARDLTKEELDRLSGERALVSDFKQMKLEKEAQKNWDLFYKRNTTNFFKDRHWTTREFEELKACREFDSQKLVLLEAGCGVGNCIFPLLEDDLNIFVYACDFSARAVEFVKQNPLYCPERCCAFQCDLTKDDLRENVPECSVDVVTLIFVLSAVHPDKMKLALQNISRVLKPGGIVLFRDYGLYDHAMLRFKAGSKLGENFYVRQDGTRSYFFSKELLAELFADTGLQSVANDYVLRETVNKKEGLCVPRVFLQSKFIKPGQS comes from the exons ATGGAACTGTCGAAAAAAGAAAGTGTCCCTGgtaatattaaaacaacaccTCCTGAAGAAGTGGGTTCAAAAGACGACTTGTCTCCATGTGTCCCCGGACAGACCAAAACCTCCACCGCCAGAGATTTAACCAAGGAGGAGCTGGACAGACTCAGCGGTGAGCGGGCTCTAGTGTCTGACTTTAAACAGATGAAGTTAGAGAAAGAAGCTCAGAAAAACTGGGACTTGTTTTACAAAAGAAACACGACAAATTTCTTCAAGGACAGACACTGGACCACCAGAGAATTTGAAGAGCTCAAGGCATGCAGAGAG TTTGATTCCCAGAAGCTGGTGCTGCTGGAGGCCGGCTGCGGTGTAGGGAACTGTATCTTCCCTCTGCTGGAGGATGACCTCAACATCTTTGTTTATGCCTGTGACTTCTCAGCACGAGCTGTTGAATTTGTCAAA CAAAACCCTCTGTACTGCCCTGAGCGCTGCTGTGCCTTCCAGTGTGATTTAACTAAAGATGATCTGAGGGAAAATGTGCCTGAGTGCAGCGTGGACGTAGTCACTCTCATCTTTGTCCTGTCGGCCGTCCACCCTGACAAGATGAAGCTGGCTTTGCAGAACATCAGCAGG GTGCTGAAGCCCGGAGGCATCGTCCTGTTTAGGGATTACGGCCTGTATGACCACGCCATGCTCAGATTTAAAGCTGGCAGCAAGCTGGGGGAAAACTTCTACGTCCGCCAAGATGGCACCAGGTCCTACTTCTTCTCTAAAG AGTTGCTGGCTGAGCTGTTTGCAGACACGGGCCTCCAATCTGTTGCTAATGACTACGTCTTGAGAGAGACGGTCAACAAAAAGGAGGGGCTATGTGTTCCCAGAGTGTTCCTGCAGAGCAAATTCATTAAGCCTGGCCAGTCATAG
- the eaf1 gene encoding ELL-associated factor 1 produces MNGSTNPLLDKEEHVLKLGESFEKRPKSSFHTIRYDFKPASIDTSCEGELQVGKGDEVTITLPHIPGSTPPMTVFKGNKRPYQKDCVLIINHDTGEFVLEKLSSSIQVKKTRAEGSSKIQARIEQQSVRSSQPSSQFRAPTKPGAGVKTSPSPSKDNPSPEPQLDDIKRELRAEVEVIEQMSSSGSSSSDSASASGSGDDSSSDGEHDTPRLLSQLSPNRPPMANGGADRQQGNNQLMNTLRNDLQLSESGSDSDDD; encoded by the exons ATGAACGGGAGTACGAATCCACTGCTGGACAAAGAAGAGCATGTTTTGAAGCTCGGAGAAAGCTTTGAGAAGAGGCCAAAATCTTCCTTTCACACCATCAGAT ATGACTTCAAACCGGCGTCTATCGACACAAGCTGTGAGGGAGAATTACAAGTTGGGAAAGGAGATGAAGTTACCATAACGTTACCTCACATACCG GGTTCCACACCTCCCATGACGGTATTCAAAGGAAACAAGCGGCCATACCAAAAGGACTGTGTGCTTATCATTAACCACGACACCGGGGAATTCGTACTGGAGAAGCTGAGCAGCAGCATCCAAGTCAAGAAAACCAG GGCGGAGGGCAGCAGTAAGATCCAGGCCCGGATCGAGCAGCAGTCTGTTCGGTCCAGCCAGCCCAGCTCTCAGTTCCGGGCCCCGACCAAGCCTGGGGCCGGGGTCAAGACCTCTCCATCTCCTTCTAAGGATAATCCCTCCCCAGAGCCTCAGCTCGATGACATTAAGAGAG AGCTGCGAGCGGAGGTGGAGGTGATAGAGCAGAtgagcagcagcggcagcagctcCTCTGACTCAGCCAGCGCCTCTGGGAGTGGCGACGACAGCAGCAGTGACGGCGAGCACGACACCCCCCGACTGCTCAGCCAGCTGTCACCCAACCGCCCCCCCATGGCCAACGGAGGAGCCGACCGGCAGCAGGGCAACAACCAGCTCATGAACACACTCC GAAACGACCTTCAGCTCAGCGAGTCGGGCAGCGACAGTGATGACGACTGA